The Polyodon spathula isolate WHYD16114869_AA chromosome 23, ASM1765450v1, whole genome shotgun sequence genome has a window encoding:
- the amigo3 gene encoding amphoterin-induced protein 3, protein MSSLARILLVGLLLMQKEGEGVFSNPHGCPSSCICASDILSCVNHKLHQVPAVLPHWTTTLDLSHNVLAQLGNGGFSGLPRLQTLRLAHNQLEQISDGAFQNASNLRHLDLSFNKLEVVEQHYFQELVNLEVLLLFKNSISRVDSQALAGLGNLHKVYFSLNLLTNFPFFSIQEPSHPLLNTLDISSNRLRTLPIDKVKALPANVKNGLYLHNNPLTCECSLYKMFLHWEKLGFGSVHNFREEHTCLVYGEPRAQVRFFRHVRIFENCTFGPQTEAPEDSLKAFVGESLLFDCNTSFNRAHTTYVWISPHQEFIAPPGNTNKTLRMYNNGSLEIKEAQMEDSGVYVCIALNHRLLLNETREVNVTVLTRRYEEESFNTGLTTLFGCLVTLVLILMYLFLTPCRCWCRKQPTPSPVNECSAQSSILTTTPPATTEGPGGKASTTKHVVFLEPIKEVQNGRLRVVLGRDHPKIQQLKSDNDSITSVLSDSPIVP, encoded by the coding sequence ATGAGTAGTCTTGCAAGGATTCTGCTGGTGGGCTTGCTTCTGATGCAGAAGGAAGGGGAAGGAGTTTTTTCAAACCCCCACGGCTGCCCTTCTTCCTGCATCTGTGCCTCAGACATCCTGAGCTGTGTCAACCACAAACTGCACCAGGTGCCTGCAGTGCTGCCCCACTGGACTACCACTCTGGATCTCAGTCATAATGTCCTGGCCCAACTGGGCAACGGGGGCTTCTCTGGGCTACCCCGGCTCCAGACCTTGCGTCTGGCCCACAACCAACTCGAGCAAATCTCAGATGGGGCTTTCCAAAATGCCAGCAACCTGCGCCACCTGGACCTCTCCTTCAACAAGCTGGAAGTGGTGGAGCAGCACTACTTCCAGGAGTTGGTTAACCTGGAGGTGCTCCTGCTCTTCAAGAACAGCATCTCCCGGGTGGACAGCCAGGCACTAGCAGGGCTGGGCAACTTGCACAAGGTCTACTTCAGCTTGAACCTCCTAACCAACTTCCCTTTCTTCTCCATCCAGGAGCCCAGTCACCCCCTCCTCAACACATTGGACATCTCCTCCAATCGCCTGCGCACGCTGCCCATCGACaaggtgaaagccctgccagCTAATGTCAAGAATGGCCTGTACCTCCACAACAACCCATTGACGTGCGAGTGCAGCCTCTATAAAATGTTCCTGCACTGGGAGAAGCTGGGCTTTGGGTCAGTGCACAACTTCCGGGAGGAGCACACTTGCTTGGTATATGGGGAGCCCAGAGCCCAGGTCCGATTCTTCCGTCATGTCCGCATCTTTGAGAACTGCACCTTCGGGCCTCAGACGGAGGCCCCCGAAGACAGTCTGAAGGCATTTGTGGGCGAGTCGCTGCTTTTTGACTGCAATACCTCTTTCAATCGGGCGCACACCACGTACGTCTGGATATCCCCGCACCAGGAGTTCATTGCCCCGCCAGGCAACACCAACAAGACCCTGAGGATGTACAACAACGGCAGTTTAGAGATCAAGGAGGCCCAGATGGAGGATTCAGGGGTTTACGTCTGCATCGCCCTCAACCACAGGCTGCTGCTCAACGAAACCCGCGAGGTGAACGTCACGGTGTTGACGAGGCGCTACGAGGAGGAGTCCTTCAACACGGGTCTGACTACTCTCTTCGGCTGCTTGGTGACTTTGGTGCTGATCCTCATGTACCTCTTCCTGACCCCCTGCCGCTGCTGGTGCCGCAAGCAGCCCACTCCCAGCCCTGTTAACGAGTGCAGTGCCCAGTCTTCTATCCTGACCACCACCCCTCCAGCCACCACTGAGGGCCCTGGCGGCAAGGCGAGCACCACCAAGCATGTGGTCTTCCTGGAGCCCATTAAGGAGGTGCAGAACGGGCGGCTCAGGGTGGTGCTGGGGCGAGACCACCCCAAAATCCAACAGCTCAAGTCTGACAACGATTCCATCACCTCAGTGTTATCTGACTCACCCATAGTGCCCTAG